CGTAGTTGGACGCGTACCTCACCACCTGGTTGCTATCGCCGCTGTCCAGAACCTTGGACCCGGAAGTCGAAGCATCCAGGACGACCGTGTGCACCGCAATGGCCGAGACGGTGTTGTTGGTGGCGATGTAATTGTTGTTTCCGGAAGCCACCAGGATGATAGTGGGCGTCTGCCCCGATGGCGTGACCGACCCCGAAACGACGTCGTAGCTGAAGTGGTTTCCAGTAACCGTGTTGTTGCTGCCCGCTATGTGCACCAGTCCGAAGAGATCATCCAAGCCGTTGTTGTAAGGCTTGAGGGGATCGAACGGTTCCATCTGGCGCAGGAAGTGATTGGCTCCAACGAGGTTTTCCGTGCAGCTTCCTTCGAAATTCACCATGCCGGGGTAGAAGGCATGGAAGCGGTTGGACGTAATGGAAGAGCGCGTGCAGTCCTTGAAGTGCACGCTGCTCTTGCCCCGGGGGAAGACGTTGTTGCCCGTGACCAACAGGCCCATGTGTCCCTCGGCGAAGATCGAGAATCCCACGAAGCCGGCGCCAATGAGGTTGTCGGTGACTTTCGAGGCCTGGCCGGATCCTGTCAGTTCAACGCATGATCCACATTCAGCAAGGAAGTTGCTGCTGACGCTCAGGGCATCGGTATCCCTCACCACAAGCCCATGCTCGAGGTAAACCATTCCCATGCGTTCCACCCGGCAGGAATCGTTGGCGGAATCGAAGCGGATGCCGGTTTTGCCGTTGGTGTAGTCGTTTTCGTTGGAGCCGAAGGACACACCGTCGAGGCAGAAGTTCTCGAACACCACCCCGCTGATCCGTGGATCGCCTGTGCGGTAGACCCGGAAGGCGTCCGTGTTCCCGTCGGTGTTTTCCACCCGCACGCGGCTGGCGCCGGGGTTGATCTCGTGCCAGCCCGAGGTGTTGCCGGCGTTGTAGCGGATGCTCAGCGAGGTGAAGCCATGGCCCGATCCACGAATGGTCAGGAAGCTGATGTCCACATTCACCCTGGTCTTCAAGGAGTAGTCTCCCGGTGGAATGTAGATCACGGCACCGGGTTTGGACGCCTGGCTGGTCTGCTGGCTCTTGATGTCAGCGATGATGCTGTTGATGATGAGCCCGATGTCGTTGTACGGGGTGGCGGACGGATTCCCTGGCACGCTCCAGGTGGTGACGTCGTAGACGGTGGTCAAAGCTGGTTCTCCTCACATCGTTGGGGGACTGAACTGTGCTGCTTCTCTTTAAGTGCGTCCGGAACCGCTGGCGCCGTGGTCTGCATGCTCGCTCGTGCCTCGCTTAGACGCATGCTGCGGCACGCCTCCGGCGGTTCCGGGCGGTTCTACAGACGGGTGGTTCTACAGTCGGCTGCTCTATAGACGGTCGCTTTACAGGACGCCGATCAAGTGGCGGTGCCCCTGTTGCCGGGGACCGGCGTCGAGCGCTGCTGCCACTTGTTCAGGTGCTGCGGCGGCAGCGTTGCCGGTGGCCGCTACAGCGAAGGCGACGGCCGCCGACGCCGTGAGGGCGCGGAGCACACTCCGTCGGCTGATGTCCGGGATGGGTTTCATACGTTCTCCTTTGAATGGGGGATCCCAACTGGGTAGGGCGGATGCCAAAGCCTTGAAACATCCGCCAAAATATGCCAAAACGGTTTAGCTACCTGCGTCGATGACTCTAGGGGTGGGCTGTCTGGCCCGTCAAGAGCCAAAACTGGCCAAAATGTGACGCTTGACATAGTTGGGAAATCGGGCCTATGGTGTTGCCAAGTCGTTTTGGCAAAACGATTCTCCATCCCCAAAGATTCTTTCAATCCCGTTCGAAGAGAAAGTCGACAGCGATGTCCACTCGAAAGACCATCTCCAGACTCGTCACACTCGGCGGCCTCTGCACTGCCGTCGCACTCGCAGCTACGGGTTGCGGTGCCGGGGGCCCCGCACCAACATCCGGAAGCGCATCCAGCACAGTCAACGTCCTGGTGGAAGCAGGAGGCCACGCCGAGCTCACAGGCGTTGCCCAGCAATGCAAGAAAGACACCGGCCTCGACGTCAACTTCGTCGAACTGCCCTATGACGGCATGTTCAACCGGCTCTCCAGTGAGTTCTCCTCCGGCAACGTTTCCTTCGACGTCGCGGCATTGGACTCCGTGTGGCTCCCCAGCTTCAAGGATGCAGTCCAGCCAATCGATGAACTGTTCACCGATGAAGCCAAGAAGGACATTTTCCCCGCCCTCGTGAAGGAAGCCAACGTTGACGGCCACTTCATCGGAATGCCGGCATGGACCAACGCAGAGATCATCCTGTACCGCAAGGATCTCTTCGAGGACGCCAAGAACAAGGCAGATTTCAAGGCAAAGTACGGCTACGACCTGGCAGCTCCCACCACGTGGAAGCAGTACCAGGACATCTCCGAATTCTTCACCAAGGACGGCATGTATGGCACGGACGTGAAGGGCGCCGTGGAAACGGAATGGCTTGCCCACGTCCTGCAGGCCGGCTCGCCGATGGTCCTTGATGCGAACAACAACGTGATCATCGATAACGCTGCCCACAAGGAAGCGCTCGA
This genomic stretch from Micrococcaceae bacterium Sec5.1 harbors:
- a CDS encoding sugar ABC transporter substrate-binding protein, translating into MSTRKTISRLVTLGGLCTAVALAATGCGAGGPAPTSGSASSTVNVLVEAGGHAELTGVAQQCKKDTGLDVNFVELPYDGMFNRLSSEFSSGNVSFDVAALDSVWLPSFKDAVQPIDELFTDEAKKDIFPALVKEANVDGHFIGMPAWTNAEIILYRKDLFEDAKNKADFKAKYGYDLAAPTTWKQYQDISEFFTKDGMYGTDVKGAVETEWLAHVLQAGSPMVLDANNNVIIDNAAHKEALDFYVSLTKDAPPGAAQVDWAAAQNLFNQGKTAMTRFWAHAYRQIPKDSPVAGKVGAAAMIGGSAGVAGVPGPWYLSVPKATKNADAAKKFIKCAYDYNSMGVESSLGLASRISAFEKYQNQPGYESFKPLIETLNGKATATRPATAKWQQIVDTVLVPLLQKAVAGGDSATLLADAKKQIQDLLK
- a CDS encoding NosD domain-containing protein, whose product is MTTVYDVTTWSVPGNPSATPYNDIGLIINSIIADIKSQQTSQASKPGAVIYIPPGDYSLKTRVNVDISFLTIRGSGHGFTSLSIRYNAGNTSGWHEINPGASRVRVENTDGNTDAFRVYRTGDPRISGVVFENFCLDGVSFGSNENDYTNGKTGIRFDSANDSCRVERMGMVYLEHGLVVRDTDALSVSSNFLAECGSCVELTGSGQASKVTDNLIGAGFVGFSIFAEGHMGLLVTGNNVFPRGKSSVHFKDCTRSSITSNRFHAFYPGMVNFEGSCTENLVGANHFLRQMEPFDPLKPYNNGLDDLFGLVHIAGSNNTVTGNHFSYDVVSGSVTPSGQTPTIILVASGNNNYIATNNTVSAIAVHTVVLDASTSGSKVLDSGDSNQVVRYASNYAFRATP